The following are encoded together in the Desulfovibrio sp. Huiquan2017 genome:
- a CDS encoding transporter substrate-binding domain-containing protein: MRFLFKILQLSFLLLLVESAGSPGLAAELPKTAELVMFIAHADVPPYYLNTAQARGNGILMDVLRAVVKPLGYTATPRLLPDRRGWRMLEHGGVDIYATAKEWVAAPERFLWTDAFMPNEDVLLYPATSTLRYTGPKSLYGKTVAGIRGFFYPALAGHFGPGGITRLDTTSPQALLELLRLGRADAALVNRTEILWMFRNLPNLQPTLFRIDETPVGTAEFRFLFPRGRGWEPFIDLFNGRLREMKRDGSLKAILDLYR, from the coding sequence ATGCGATTTCTCTTCAAAATACTCCAACTTTCCTTCCTCTTGCTGCTCGTCGAGAGCGCGGGCTCTCCCGGCCTGGCCGCCGAACTGCCCAAGACCGCCGAACTGGTCATGTTCATCGCCCACGCGGATGTGCCGCCCTATTACCTGAACACCGCCCAGGCGCGAGGCAACGGCATCCTCATGGACGTGCTCCGGGCCGTGGTCAAACCGCTGGGCTACACGGCCACTCCCCGGCTGTTGCCCGACAGACGCGGCTGGCGCATGCTTGAACACGGCGGCGTGGACATCTACGCCACGGCAAAGGAATGGGTCGCCGCTCCGGAACGCTTCCTGTGGACGGACGCCTTCATGCCCAACGAGGACGTGCTCCTCTATCCCGCGACGAGCACCCTGCGCTACACCGGGCCGAAATCCCTGTACGGCAAGACCGTGGCGGGCATCCGGGGATTCTTCTATCCCGCCCTGGCAGGACACTTCGGTCCAGGCGGGATCACGAGGCTGGACACCACCTCGCCCCAGGCCCTGCTCGAACTCCTGCGGCTGGGACGGGCGGACGCCGCTCTGGTCAACCGTACGGAAATACTGTGGATGTTCCGCAACCTCCCGAATCTGCAACCGACCCTTTTCCGCATTGATGAAACCCCCGTGGGCACGGCGGAATTCCGCTTCCTCTTTCCCAGGGGGCGGGGATGGGAGCCCTTCATCGACCTGTTCAACGGCCGCCTCCGGGAGATGAAGCGGGACGGCAGCCTCAAGGCCATACTCGACCTCTACCGTTAA
- a CDS encoding peptide transporter, with translation MYDDKELQEYRNLMQPPEKFEEGFDWKAIVGAIFIGFLMMPGSMYLQLVIGQGIGPAARWVTIILFAEIAKRSYTHLKEQEIFLLYYMAGAALASPFQGLLWNQYLVQSDAARMLGLTEFIPHWVAPALGSGSYLERTFLHRDWLIPILLLIGAQLVQRIDHFGLGYSLYRITSDVEKLPFPMAPVGALGTMALAESTEDRKTGWKWRVFSIGGVIGLAFGFFYVLLPALSGLLFTEPIRLIPIPWIELTRHTEDVLPAVATGIQFDLGLVFIGMVLPFWAVIGGLLGLIVTIVANPILYAHGILHRWHPGMATVETVFANNFDFYMSFGIGLGLAIGAVGVYHVVRSFKSSSGGLDFSALFNPPQGRGDINFWVSIGIYVFSTLCYIAFCLWLVPSFPWIFFVLYGFIYTPVISYISARMEGVAGQFVALPMVREFSFIAGAKFFGYHGLEIWYAPIPFHNYGEATVQFRQIELTGTSLRGIIKAEILVFPIVMVSSLLFSQFLWQLAPIPSPEYPFAQELWHLQALNTLLLQTSTLDGNSLFFEALSGPVVLSGLGLGLILYSVLNVLGLPVLLVYGVVRGLGQSTPHGMLLEVIGALLGRFYFLKKYGTKWRHYAPVLLAGFSCGMGLTGMFAMGCTLIMKSLGRLAY, from the coding sequence ATGTACGACGACAAGGAACTGCAAGAATACCGGAACCTGATGCAGCCGCCGGAGAAGTTCGAGGAGGGCTTCGACTGGAAGGCCATCGTGGGCGCCATATTCATCGGCTTCTTGATGATGCCCGGTTCCATGTACCTCCAGTTGGTCATTGGCCAGGGCATCGGCCCGGCCGCCCGATGGGTGACCATCATCCTCTTCGCCGAGATCGCCAAGCGCTCCTATACCCACCTGAAGGAACAGGAAATATTCCTGCTCTACTACATGGCGGGCGCGGCCCTGGCCTCGCCTTTCCAAGGGCTGCTCTGGAACCAGTACCTGGTCCAGTCCGACGCGGCGCGCATGCTCGGCCTGACCGAGTTCATCCCCCACTGGGTGGCCCCGGCCCTGGGCTCCGGCTCCTATCTGGAGCGGACCTTCCTGCACCGCGACTGGCTCATCCCCATTCTGCTGCTCATCGGCGCGCAACTGGTCCAGCGAATCGACCATTTCGGCCTGGGCTACTCGCTCTACCGCATCACCTCGGACGTGGAGAAACTGCCCTTCCCCATGGCCCCGGTGGGGGCGCTGGGCACCATGGCCCTGGCCGAATCCACCGAGGACAGGAAAACCGGCTGGAAGTGGCGTGTCTTCTCCATCGGCGGGGTCATCGGCCTGGCCTTCGGCTTTTTCTATGTGCTCCTGCCCGCCCTGTCCGGGCTGCTCTTCACCGAGCCCATCCGGCTTATCCCCATCCCGTGGATCGAGCTGACCCGGCACACCGAGGACGTCCTGCCCGCCGTGGCCACGGGCATCCAGTTCGACCTCGGCCTGGTCTTTATCGGCATGGTCCTGCCGTTCTGGGCAGTCATCGGCGGCCTGCTCGGGCTGATCGTGACCATCGTGGCCAATCCGATCCTCTACGCCCACGGCATCCTGCACCGCTGGCATCCGGGCATGGCCACGGTGGAGACGGTCTTCGCCAACAATTTCGATTTCTACATGAGCTTCGGCATCGGACTGGGGCTGGCCATCGGCGCGGTGGGCGTCTACCATGTGGTCCGGTCCTTCAAGAGTTCGAGCGGCGGCCTGGATTTCTCGGCCCTGTTCAACCCGCCCCAGGGACGCGGCGACATCAACTTCTGGGTGTCCATCGGCATCTACGTCTTCTCCACGCTGTGCTACATCGCCTTTTGCCTCTGGCTGGTGCCCAGCTTCCCGTGGATCTTCTTCGTCCTCTATGGCTTCATCTACACTCCGGTCATCTCCTACATCTCGGCGCGCATGGAGGGCGTGGCCGGACAGTTCGTGGCCCTGCCCATGGTCCGCGAGTTCTCGTTCATCGCCGGGGCCAAGTTCTTCGGCTATCACGGGCTCGAAATCTGGTACGCGCCCATCCCGTTCCACAACTACGGCGAGGCCACGGTCCAGTTCCGCCAGATCGAGCTGACCGGCACGTCCCTGCGCGGGATCATCAAGGCGGAAATCCTGGTCTTCCCCATCGTCATGGTATCCTCCCTGCTCTTCTCCCAGTTCCTCTGGCAGCTCGCGCCCATCCCCTCGCCCGAGTATCCATTCGCCCAGGAGCTGTGGCACCTCCAGGCCCTGAACACCCTGCTCCTGCAAACCTCCACCCTGGACGGCAACTCCCTGTTCTTCGAGGCCCTGTCCGGCCCGGTGGTCCTGTCCGGCCTGGGGCTCGGGCTGATCCTCTACTCGGTGCTCAACGTGCTCGGCCTGCCCGTGCTCCTGGTCTACGGCGTGGTCCGGGGACTGGGCCAGTCCACGCCCCACGGCATGCTCCTCGAAGTGATCGGCGCCCTGCTCGGCCGCTTCTATTTCCTCAAAAAGTACGGCACCAAATGGCGCCACTACGCCCCGGTCCTGCTGGCGGGCTTCTCCTGCGGCATGGGGTTGACCGGCATGTTCGCCATGGGATGCACGTTGATCATGAAGTCGCTCGGCCGACTGGCCTACTAA